One segment of Tenrec ecaudatus isolate mTenEca1 chromosome 1, mTenEca1.hap1, whole genome shotgun sequence DNA contains the following:
- the GJB5 gene encoding gap junction beta-5 protein, which translates to MNWGVFEGLLSGVNKYSTAFGRIWLSLVFIFRVLVYLVTAERVWSDDHKDFDCNTRQPGCSNVCFDEFFPVSHVRLWALQLILVTCPSLLVVMHVAYREAREKKHREAAGEGSGRLYPNPGKKRGGLWWTYVCSLMFKAGVDAAFLYLFHSFYPKYTLPPVVKCHAAPCPNVVDCFISKPSEKNIFTLFMVVTAVVCILLNLVELAYLVTKRCRECLAARKARGPYLEHPPGYARKQDDLLSGDLIFLGPDTYPPLLPDHPREHVKKTIL; encoded by the coding sequence ATGAACTGGGGGGTCTTTGAGGGTCTCCTGAGTGGGGTCAACAAGTACTCCACAGCCTTCGGACGTATCTGGCTCTCTCTCGTCTTCATCTTCCGCGTGCTGGTGTACCTGGTGACAGCTGAGCGCGTGTGGAGCGATGACCACAAGGATTTCGACTGTAACACCCGCCAGCCCGGCTGCTCCAACGTCTGCTTCGATGAGTTCTTCCCCGTGTCCCACGTGCGCCTGTGGGCCCTGCAGCTCATCCTGGTCACCTGCCCCTCCCTGCTGGTGGTCATGCACGTGGCCTACCGCGAGGCTCGGGAGAAGAAGCACCGAGAAGCAGCGGGGGAGGGCAGTGGGCGCCTCTACCCAAACCCCGGCAAGAAGAGGGGTGGGCTCTGGTGGACCTACGTCTGTAGTCTGATGTTCAAGGCCGGCGTGGATGCTGCCTTCCTTTACTTGTTCCATTCCTTCTACCCCAAATACACCCTCCCTCCTGTGGTCAAGTGCCATGCGGCTCCATGCCCCAATGTGGTGGACTGCTTCATTTCCAAGCCGTCCGAGAAGAACATCTTCACCCTGTTTATGGTGGTCACCGCCGTCGTCTGCATCCTACTCAACCTGGTGGAGCTCGCCTACCTAGTGACCAAGCGGTGCCGCGAGTGTCTGGCAGCCAGGAAAGCCCGAGGCCCGTACCTGGAGCATCCCCCGGGCTACGCCAGAAAGCAGGATGACCTTCTCTCGGGTGACCTCATCTTTCTGGGCCCAGACACTTATCCTCCGCTCCTACCAGACCACCCACGGGAACACGTGAAGAAAACCATCCTGTGA